The Geobacter metallireducens GS-15 region TGGTGAGGGTTATCATGTTGGAGAAGGAGGGAGATTGGGTGGACTTGTTCTCCTCCACGGTAATCCCCATCTGGTCGGCAATGAGAGTGGCGTTTACCATATTCACGTCCTGCTCCACCAGCCGGTTAAGGATCGACGACAGCCCGCAGACACTCAGAGGAGTGCAGTCATAGTGAGCGATGTTTCCCGCATAGGAGAACGTCACGGTGTCGATATTGGCGTCCACAAGCTGAATGACGAAGTCGCTCATGACACTCATGAGGTTCAGGAACGGCCGCATCTGGTCCATGAGAGCCAGGTCGAAGCGCGGGATGTTCACGGCGTTCTCCAGGGGGAGGTCGTCCAGGTAGTTGAGGATCTCTTTGGAGACGTCCACCGCCACGTTGACCTGGGCCTCGAAGGTATTGGCCCCCAGGTGCGGAGTAACAATTACCCGCTCGTGGGCAATGAGTTTTTGCAGCACGTCGGTCTTCGGCGGCTCAACGCTGAAGACGTCGATGGCGGCACCGGTAATTTTTCCCGATTCCAGATATTTCAGGAGAGCCTCTTCTTCGATGATCCCCCCCCGGGCGGCGTTCACGATGATGACGCCGTCCTTCATCATGGCCAACTCCCGCTCGCCGATCATGTTGCGGGTTTCATCGGTGAGGGGGGTGTGGACGGTGATGATATCGCAGTTGCGGTATATCTCGTCGTGGGAGACGAGCTTGACCCCCAGGTCATGGGCGCGCTTCACGGCGATGTAGGGGTCACAGGCTAGAACCTCGCACTCGAAGGCCTTGAGCCGGGTGGCGACCCGTCCACCAACCTTGCCGAGGCCGATGACGCCGGCGGTTTTCCCCTTGAGCTCGTAGCCGGTGAAGGGGGCCCGTTTCCATTCACCGCTCTTGAGGCTGCCGTTGGCGCGGGGTACGTTGCGGCAAAATGAAAGAAGCAGCGCCATGGCGTGCTCGGCGGCACTGTTGGTGTTGCCGAAGGGGGCGTTCACCACGATTACGCCACGGGAACTGGCGTAGTCCACATCCACGTTGTCGATGCCGACCCCGGCCCTAGCGATGAGCCGAAGCTTTGTGCCGGCGTCGAGGAGATTCTTGTCAACGGTGGTGCCACTGCGGG contains the following coding sequences:
- the serA gene encoding phosphoglycerate dehydrogenase, which produces MKIIVTDEVAQEGLALLAQDPRVEINIKLGLKKEELLAIIGNYDAIITRSGTTVDKNLLDAGTKLRLIARAGVGIDNVDVDYASSRGVIVVNAPFGNTNSAAEHAMALLLSFCRNVPRANGSLKSGEWKRAPFTGYELKGKTAGVIGLGKVGGRVATRLKAFECEVLACDPYIAVKRAHDLGVKLVSHDEIYRNCDIITVHTPLTDETRNMIGERELAMMKDGVIIVNAARGGIIEEEALLKYLESGKITGAAIDVFSVEPPKTDVLQKLIAHERVIVTPHLGANTFEAQVNVAVDVSKEILNYLDDLPLENAVNIPRFDLALMDQMRPFLNLMSVMSDFVIQLVDANIDTVTFSYAGNIAHYDCTPLSVCGLSSILNRLVEQDVNMVNATLIADQMGITVEENKSTQSPSFSNMITLTIEGKGEKRTIAGTLFEGSPRIVKLRDYQVDFAPDEHMLSLTYEDRPGMIGKIGTIMGAHDINIASMNLGRREKRGEAMVILSLDSAVPPFVVEEVRKATDATFIKPIHMPGVKCSRGCGCGI